In the genome of Streptomyces globosus, one region contains:
- a CDS encoding GNAT family N-acetyltransferase: MTEQLSAPARPHRHHHWRRDVVELAALFCAVAVADGIANLVVHGPSGPALLVASAAVLVLTAAFHTWWARRHGHAPPPASTAPSDTGPAGAPAEPAAALWRMRTTVRDEPGSLAALCTALARAGVDILTLQTHPLPEGGTVDEFLLRAPGRLPSADLTRAAAAAGGRDTWIERADAHDLVDPPTRLLALATRTALDAAELPLSLRRLLGRCTIHSVPATTLSGRPNTDADVPPEGVLESTVMRLRDPSGGAITVERPHLPFTPTEFARARALVELDARLGPRVPRSQDVLTLPEGNEITVRRADGSDLAAARAMHDRCSERTLGLRYHGPVADADRYLDHLLGPRFGRTLAATTASGRLIALGHLLWDGDETEVALLIEDEWQRRGIGSELLRRLVAMAVEAGCGSVYAVTQASNTGMVAAMRGLGLPLDYQVEDGTLVITARLEPLLAAALPQAQQRSAD; the protein is encoded by the coding sequence ATGACTGAACAGCTCTCCGCCCCCGCCCGCCCCCACCGCCACCACCACTGGCGCCGCGACGTCGTCGAACTGGCCGCGCTGTTCTGCGCCGTCGCGGTCGCCGACGGCATCGCCAACCTCGTCGTGCACGGCCCGAGCGGCCCCGCCCTGCTCGTCGCCTCGGCCGCGGTGCTGGTGCTGACGGCGGCGTTCCACACCTGGTGGGCGCGTCGCCACGGCCATGCACCGCCGCCCGCGAGCACGGCGCCCTCCGATACGGGGCCCGCCGGGGCCCCTGCGGAGCCGGCGGCCGCCTTGTGGCGGATGCGGACCACCGTGCGCGACGAGCCCGGCAGCCTGGCCGCGCTGTGCACGGCGCTCGCGCGGGCCGGCGTGGACATCCTCACCCTGCAGACGCACCCGCTGCCCGAGGGCGGCACCGTCGACGAGTTCCTGCTGCGCGCGCCCGGTCGGCTGCCGTCCGCCGACCTCACCCGCGCCGCCGCGGCCGCCGGCGGCCGCGACACCTGGATCGAGCGGGCCGATGCCCACGACCTGGTCGACCCGCCGACCCGGCTGCTCGCCCTCGCCACCCGCACCGCCCTGGACGCCGCCGAACTGCCGCTGTCGCTGCGCCGGCTGCTCGGCCGCTGCACCATCCACTCCGTGCCGGCGACCACCCTGTCCGGGCGCCCCAACACGGACGCCGACGTGCCGCCCGAGGGTGTCCTGGAGTCCACGGTGATGCGCCTGCGCGACCCCTCGGGAGGGGCCATCACCGTGGAGCGGCCCCACCTGCCCTTCACCCCGACCGAGTTCGCCCGCGCCCGCGCCCTCGTCGAACTGGACGCCCGGCTCGGCCCGCGCGTCCCGCGCAGCCAGGACGTCCTGACACTGCCGGAGGGCAACGAGATCACCGTGCGCCGCGCCGACGGCTCCGACCTGGCCGCCGCCCGCGCCATGCACGACCGCTGCTCCGAGCGCACCCTCGGCCTGCGCTACCACGGGCCGGTCGCCGACGCCGACCGCTACCTCGACCACCTGCTCGGCCCGCGCTTCGGCCGCACGCTGGCCGCGACCACAGCCTCCGGCAGGCTCATCGCCCTCGGCCACCTGCTGTGGGACGGGGACGAGACCGAGGTCGCCCTGCTGATCGAGGACGAGTGGCAGCGCCGCGGGATCGGCTCCGAACTGCTTCGGCGGCTCGTCGCGATGGCCGTCGAGGCGGGCTGCGGCAGCGTCTACGCCGTCACGCAGGCCTCCAACACGGGCATGGTCGCGGCCATGCGCGGCCTCGGGCTGCCCCTCGACTACCAGGTCGAGGACGGCACCCTCGTGATCACCGCCCGCCTTGAGCCCCTCCTCGCCGCCGCGCTCCCGCAGGCGCAGCAGCGGTCGGCGGACTGA
- a CDS encoding alpha/beta fold hydrolase: MTATVSFPVDTPLGPRTATVAYERKGSGEPLLLLHGIGHHLQAWEPVTDILAAEHDVIAVDLPGFGTSAPLPEGVPYDLPTVAAALGSLCSVLGADRPHVVGNSLGGLLALEMGRDRLARSVTALSPAGFWTEAERRYAFATLRAMRVGAMALPLSTLERLSHSAAGRTALTGTIYARPARRSPEAVVAETLALRQATGFEETLAAGRSVRFTDDVPGVPVTIAWGSRDRLLLPRQGVRAKHVVRDARLVRLRGCGHVPMNDDPALVARVVLDTVRTTGRATG, from the coding sequence ATGACCGCCACGGTTTCCTTCCCGGTCGACACACCCCTGGGCCCCCGCACCGCCACCGTCGCCTACGAGCGCAAGGGCTCCGGCGAACCGCTCCTCCTCCTGCACGGCATCGGGCACCACCTCCAGGCCTGGGAGCCGGTCACCGACATCCTGGCCGCCGAGCACGACGTCATCGCCGTCGACCTCCCCGGCTTCGGCACCTCCGCGCCCCTGCCGGAGGGCGTCCCGTACGACCTGCCGACCGTCGCCGCCGCCCTCGGCTCGCTCTGCTCGGTGCTGGGCGCCGACCGCCCCCACGTCGTCGGCAACTCCCTCGGCGGGCTCCTCGCGCTGGAGATGGGCCGGGACCGCCTGGCCCGCTCGGTCACGGCCCTCTCCCCGGCCGGCTTCTGGACCGAGGCCGAGCGCCGGTACGCCTTCGCCACCCTGCGGGCGATGCGGGTCGGCGCGATGGCCCTGCCGCTGTCGACGCTGGAGCGCCTCTCCCACAGCGCCGCCGGCCGGACCGCGCTCACCGGCACCATCTACGCCCGCCCCGCACGCCGTTCGCCGGAGGCGGTGGTCGCCGAGACGCTGGCCCTGCGCCAGGCAACCGGCTTCGAGGAGACGCTTGCGGCGGGCCGCTCGGTGCGGTTCACCGACGACGTCCCGGGCGTTCCCGTCACCATCGCCTGGGGCTCGCGGGACCGGCTGCTCCTGCCCCGCCAGGGGGTGCGGGCCAAGCACGTCGTCCGCGACGCCCGGCTGGTGCGGCTGCGAGGCTGCGGCCACGTCCCGATGAACGACGACCCCGCGCTGGTCGCCCGGGTGGTTCTCGACACCGTGCGGACCACCGGCCGCGCGACGGGCTGA